Proteins found in one Pyxidicoccus trucidator genomic segment:
- a CDS encoding DUF2157 domain-containing protein — translation MPKDLLDLDATPERLRALADAGILPPAALERALHLSVASPPRAEWRSFLSTALMALGTMLVLSGVIYFFAYNWADLHRFGKLGLIAAAMVGTSVAAWRLGEGLAGQFALLASAVLVGALLAVYGQAYQTGADPYELFLGWAVLILPWVALARFAPLWQFLLVLLDTGVILFWAQVLDGDEDSAAWLAVVLGLLNGFAWATYEHFANAGVSWLQRRWVPRGLAVMTVAPLLAAAAVFIVAPSEVGPGAGVALLLVLGTLAADYALHRHLRGELFLLTLGVLSAMTLVTTLVGRLLIVEGDINEFSLFLMPFVIIGEVALAVWWLRNEARTTGSAEEA, via the coding sequence GTGCCGAAAGACCTGCTCGACCTGGATGCGACGCCCGAGCGCCTGCGCGCGCTCGCGGACGCCGGAATCCTTCCGCCCGCCGCGCTGGAGCGCGCGCTGCACCTGTCCGTGGCGTCGCCTCCCAGGGCGGAGTGGCGGAGCTTCCTGTCCACCGCGCTGATGGCGCTGGGCACGATGCTGGTGCTCTCGGGGGTCATCTACTTCTTCGCGTACAACTGGGCGGACCTGCACCGCTTCGGGAAGCTGGGCCTCATCGCGGCGGCGATGGTCGGCACCTCGGTGGCCGCCTGGCGCCTGGGCGAGGGGCTGGCCGGACAGTTCGCGCTGCTGGCCTCGGCGGTGCTCGTGGGGGCGCTGCTGGCCGTGTACGGGCAGGCGTACCAGACGGGCGCGGACCCGTACGAGCTGTTCCTCGGGTGGGCCGTGCTCATCCTCCCCTGGGTGGCCCTGGCCCGCTTCGCGCCGCTGTGGCAGTTCCTGCTCGTGCTCCTGGACACCGGCGTCATCCTCTTCTGGGCGCAGGTGCTCGACGGCGACGAGGACAGCGCCGCGTGGCTCGCCGTGGTGCTGGGCCTGCTCAACGGCTTTGCCTGGGCCACGTACGAGCACTTCGCGAACGCGGGCGTGTCCTGGCTCCAGAGACGGTGGGTGCCGCGGGGGCTGGCGGTGATGACGGTGGCCCCGCTGCTCGCGGCGGCGGCGGTCTTCATCGTCGCGCCGTCGGAGGTCGGGCCTGGGGCCGGCGTGGCGCTGCTGCTGGTGCTCGGCACCCTGGCGGCGGACTACGCACTGCACCGCCACCTGCGCGGAGAGCTGTTCCTGCTCACCCTGGGCGTGCTGTCGGCGATGACGCTCGTCACCACGTTGGTGGGCCGGCTGCTCATCGTGGAAGGAGACATCAACGAGTTCAGCCTCTTCCTCATGCCCTTCGTCATCATCGGCGAGGTGGCGCTCGCGGTGTGGTGGCTGCGCAATGAAGCCCGGACCACGGGCTCCGCGGAGGAGGCCTGA
- a CDS encoding type IV pilin protein, with product MATMKCPKCGRALDVTGLAPGSGITCACGNVTSVPAGSSRKTLYIILGVVAVLLACPCVGMISAIAIPNFIRFQARSKQSECKANLKAWYSAQQAHYADANTYEPNLAKVGFAPERGNRYAYFAGQGPVEARTQAQAEPTEGAVAVSVDTFRHGTMQPLSTADLPPDVAERLGLSGQCPDCNITMACIGNVDNDPALDVWVISTGDLDLQDEDGLAAQAGVPLNLVSDLTN from the coding sequence ATGGCGACCATGAAGTGCCCGAAGTGCGGCCGTGCCCTCGACGTGACGGGGCTCGCACCGGGCTCCGGCATCACCTGCGCGTGCGGCAACGTGACCTCCGTCCCGGCGGGGTCCAGCCGGAAGACGCTCTACATCATCCTCGGCGTCGTCGCGGTGCTGCTGGCCTGCCCGTGCGTGGGCATGATTTCCGCCATCGCGATTCCCAACTTCATCAGGTTCCAGGCCCGCTCGAAGCAGTCGGAGTGCAAGGCGAACCTGAAGGCGTGGTACTCGGCCCAGCAGGCGCACTACGCCGACGCCAACACCTACGAGCCGAACCTCGCGAAGGTGGGCTTCGCGCCCGAGCGGGGCAACCGCTACGCCTACTTCGCGGGCCAGGGCCCGGTCGAGGCTCGCACCCAGGCCCAGGCGGAGCCGACGGAGGGCGCGGTGGCCGTGAGTGTGGACACCTTCCGCCACGGCACCATGCAGCCCCTCTCCACGGCGGACCTGCCCCCGGACGTGGCCGAGCGGCTCGGCCTGTCCGGCCAGTGCCCCGACTGCAACATCACCATGGCGTGCATCGGGAACGTCGACAACGACCCGGCGCTGGACGTGTGGGTCATCTCCACGGGGGACCTCGATCTCCAGGACGAGGACGGCCTGGCCGCGCAGGCAGGCGTCCCCTTGAACCTCGTGAGCGACCTCACGAACTGA
- a CDS encoding Type 1 glutamine amidotransferase-like domain-containing protein, with the protein MGAPLKPLFLLADSSLLFWRSGDGPFLARLHSLLGAEPGGPSLHAAYLGASNGDEPAYFELFVGAMELAGITHCRMIPSRPSDEDRAWLASAHIILLAGGDPLLGWETFQRNGVEPLLRRRHAEGAILMGISAGAMQLAAKAWSEPLSGEASLFTPLALAPFLVGVHEQPDWKELKRAVRAAGPGARGIGIPLGGGALLHPDQRLEPVRHPLVELHNEGGVLREARLDPPLRQSLVTR; encoded by the coding sequence GTGGGGGCTCCGCTCAAGCCGCTGTTCCTCCTCGCGGACAGCTCGCTCCTGTTCTGGCGGAGCGGGGACGGGCCGTTCCTGGCCCGTCTCCACTCGCTGCTGGGGGCGGAGCCGGGCGGCCCGTCACTCCATGCGGCCTACCTGGGCGCTTCCAACGGAGACGAGCCCGCGTACTTCGAGCTCTTCGTCGGCGCCATGGAGCTGGCCGGCATCACCCACTGCCGGATGATTCCCTCGCGGCCCTCGGACGAGGACCGCGCGTGGCTCGCGAGCGCGCACATCATCCTGCTGGCTGGAGGAGACCCGCTCCTGGGGTGGGAGACCTTCCAGCGCAACGGGGTGGAGCCACTGCTCCGGCGGCGCCACGCGGAAGGCGCCATCCTCATGGGCATCTCCGCGGGAGCGATGCAGCTCGCGGCGAAGGCGTGGAGCGAGCCCCTGTCCGGCGAGGCGTCCCTCTTCACACCGCTCGCGCTCGCGCCCTTCCTCGTCGGCGTCCATGAGCAGCCGGACTGGAAGGAGCTGAAGCGCGCGGTGCGGGCGGCGGGCCCGGGGGCTCGCGGAATCGGCATTCCGCTGGGAGGTGGCGCGCTCCTGCACCCGGATCAGCGGCTGGAGCCCGTGCGCCACCCCCTGGTCGAGCTGCACAACGAGGGAGGCGTGCTGCGCGAGGCGCGGCTCGACCCGCCCCTGCGTCAGTCGCTGGTGACGAGGTAG
- a CDS encoding ureidoglycolate lyase, with protein sequence MDTPRVPLRAQPLTREAFAPFGDVIGLGLSGGSTANQGTATRFDRVARLAGSRPQAEPNLAVFRSVAKTLPFEVRLLERHPCSTQMFVALSCQRFLVVVCPDDARGEPDLSQLRAFVCGPGQGVNYRAGLWHHPIIALDGPADLLMLAWEDGTARDCEERPLPEPYLVTSD encoded by the coding sequence ATGGACACGCCGCGAGTGCCGCTCCGGGCACAGCCCCTCACACGCGAAGCCTTTGCCCCCTTCGGTGACGTCATCGGCCTGGGACTCTCTGGGGGCTCCACCGCCAACCAGGGGACCGCCACCCGGTTCGACAGGGTGGCCCGTCTGGCAGGCAGCCGGCCCCAGGCGGAGCCCAACCTCGCGGTGTTCCGCTCCGTGGCGAAGACGCTGCCCTTCGAGGTGCGGCTGCTCGAACGGCACCCGTGCTCGACGCAGATGTTCGTGGCGCTGTCGTGCCAGCGCTTCCTCGTCGTCGTGTGCCCGGATGACGCGCGCGGCGAGCCGGACCTCTCCCAGCTCCGCGCCTTCGTGTGCGGCCCCGGCCAGGGCGTGAACTACCGCGCGGGGCTGTGGCACCACCCCATCATCGCGCTCGACGGGCCGGCGGACCTGCTGATGCTCGCGTGGGAGGACGGCACCGCGCGCGACTGCGAGGAGCGTCCCCTGCCCGAGCCCTACCTCGTCACCAGCGACTGA
- a CDS encoding M14 family metallopeptidase: MRADKDMVMGSVRQTFRPRGFLLLLSSLFLLGAAPPKTSMRASSTVSSQAMPSPGVLSAQWSEAHSKALPLAPLVRHPDVEKHLKALRERAPDLFQLEVIGHSVEGRALYHVSLGTGARHVLLWSQMHGDEPTATTALLDFLEYVRTHRQEPWVARMLGALTLHAVPLLNPDGAERFQRRNAQGIDINRDALALQTPEARALKGLRDRLKPFIGFNLHNQDWRHAVGRTGRPASISLLAAAFDEKRSDNPGRLLAKKVCAVIRDAVETLAPGQVGRYDDSFEVRAFGDNMTRWGTPSVLIETGAWTSLPPDEPLVRLNFVALATALDALATGKAAEADVARYDSIPENVSSGLVYVLLKDVGLFGADGKPFTADVGIAVTREVRRKGQQLELAHVGKVAELGDLRVLGAVETVDGKGLFAVPLAGHSAKVGDTLRLEKPGKDGVELGQSGELLLLKALESASTYRVERIIRFDG; the protein is encoded by the coding sequence ATGAGGGCAGACAAGGACATGGTGATGGGCTCCGTCAGACAGACCTTCCGGCCGCGAGGCTTCCTGCTCCTGCTGTCCTCCCTCTTCCTGCTCGGCGCTGCGCCGCCCAAGACTTCCATGCGTGCTTCCTCCACCGTCTCCTCTCAGGCGATGCCATCTCCCGGGGTGCTCTCCGCGCAGTGGTCGGAGGCTCACTCGAAGGCGCTGCCACTTGCGCCCCTGGTGCGGCACCCCGACGTGGAGAAGCACCTGAAGGCCCTTCGGGAGCGCGCGCCGGACCTCTTCCAACTGGAAGTCATCGGGCACTCGGTGGAGGGGCGGGCGCTGTACCACGTGTCGCTGGGCACCGGAGCTCGGCACGTGCTGCTCTGGTCCCAGATGCATGGCGACGAGCCGACCGCCACCACGGCCCTGCTCGACTTCCTCGAGTACGTGCGGACGCACCGCCAGGAGCCGTGGGTTGCGCGGATGCTCGGGGCGCTGACGCTCCACGCCGTGCCGCTGCTCAACCCCGACGGCGCCGAGCGCTTCCAGCGCCGCAACGCGCAGGGCATCGACATCAACCGGGATGCGCTCGCGCTCCAGACGCCGGAGGCGAGGGCGTTGAAGGGGCTTCGCGACAGGCTCAAGCCCTTCATCGGCTTCAACCTCCACAACCAGGACTGGCGCCACGCGGTGGGCCGGACGGGGCGTCCTGCGTCCATCTCCCTGCTCGCGGCGGCCTTCGACGAGAAGCGGAGCGACAACCCGGGGCGGCTGCTGGCCAAGAAGGTGTGCGCGGTGATTCGCGACGCGGTGGAGACGCTCGCGCCGGGGCAGGTGGGGCGCTACGACGACTCCTTCGAGGTGCGCGCCTTCGGCGACAACATGACGCGCTGGGGGACGCCGTCGGTCCTCATCGAAACGGGCGCCTGGACGTCGCTGCCGCCGGACGAGCCGCTGGTCCGGCTCAACTTCGTCGCGCTGGCCACGGCCCTGGACGCGCTCGCCACCGGCAAGGCGGCGGAGGCGGACGTGGCGCGCTACGACTCCATCCCGGAGAACGTCAGCTCGGGCCTGGTGTACGTGCTGCTCAAGGACGTGGGCCTGTTCGGCGCGGATGGGAAGCCCTTCACCGCGGACGTGGGCATCGCCGTCACGCGCGAGGTGCGGCGGAAGGGCCAGCAGCTCGAGCTGGCCCACGTCGGGAAGGTGGCGGAGCTGGGCGACCTGCGCGTCCTGGGCGCGGTCGAGACAGTGGACGGCAAGGGGTTGTTCGCCGTGCCGCTGGCGGGGCACTCCGCGAAGGTGGGTGACACCCTCCGCCTGGAGAAGCCCGGGAAGGATGGCGTGGAGCTGGGACAGTCCGGGGAGCTGCTGCTCCTGAAGGCGCTGGAGTCGGCGTCCACCTATCGCGTCGAGCGCATCATCCGCTTCGACGGGTGA
- a CDS encoding glycoside hydrolase family protein gives MRRSFVPACLSALLLLACGASTPGEGTPPMADAGPSGRWDAGTGSSSDAGTDAPTKSAKRGIAFDLATPADLAAISSGVSWWYNWSPRPHRDVPTDYRSRYGMDFIPMLWNGNFDAPGIEAFLKANPHIQYLLLLNEPNLADQANMSPQDAAKLWPRYESVAANTGVKLVGPALSWGTVQGYSDPVVWLDAFYAAYRSANGNRAPRIDYLAFHWYDYGLAGQLDRLKKYGKPFWVTEFANCHSQQDGAQIDSVAKQKAQMAEMVAVCERREDVFRYAWFTGRWTNDPCYASLLGAPGVVTELGAHYLSLPYE, from the coding sequence ATGAGAAGGTCCTTCGTGCCGGCCTGCCTCTCCGCGCTCCTGCTGCTGGCCTGTGGTGCGAGCACTCCGGGAGAGGGCACTCCGCCGATGGCGGACGCCGGGCCCTCGGGGCGATGGGATGCCGGTACCGGGTCTTCATCGGATGCGGGCACGGATGCTCCGACGAAGAGCGCCAAGCGGGGGATTGCCTTTGACCTCGCGACGCCGGCCGACCTCGCCGCCATCTCTTCCGGAGTGAGCTGGTGGTACAACTGGAGTCCCCGGCCTCATCGGGATGTGCCCACGGATTATCGCTCCCGCTACGGGATGGATTTCATCCCCATGCTGTGGAACGGGAACTTCGACGCCCCGGGCATCGAGGCCTTCCTCAAGGCGAACCCGCACATCCAATACCTGCTGCTCCTCAACGAGCCCAACCTCGCGGACCAGGCGAACATGTCGCCCCAGGACGCGGCGAAGCTGTGGCCCCGGTATGAGAGCGTCGCCGCGAACACGGGGGTGAAGCTCGTGGGGCCCGCGCTGAGCTGGGGCACGGTGCAGGGGTATTCGGACCCGGTCGTCTGGCTCGACGCGTTCTACGCGGCCTATCGCTCCGCGAATGGCAACCGCGCCCCGCGCATCGATTACCTCGCGTTCCACTGGTATGACTATGGGCTCGCGGGTCAGCTCGACCGGCTCAAGAAGTATGGGAAGCCCTTCTGGGTCACCGAGTTCGCCAACTGTCACAGCCAGCAGGACGGCGCGCAGATTGACTCCGTCGCGAAGCAGAAGGCGCAGATGGCGGAGATGGTCGCCGTCTGTGAGCGCCGTGAAGACGTGTTCCGCTACGCGTGGTTCACCGGCCGGTGGACGAATGACCCATGCTACGCGAGCCTGCTCGGCGCACCGGGAGTGGTGACGGAGCTGGGCGCGCACTACCTCTCATTGCCTTACGAGTGA
- a CDS encoding serine/threonine protein kinase, which yields MRVGKYQLIRKLATGGMAEVFLAKAEGPGGFEKTLVLKRILPHLVEDPSFVEMFLGEARLVAGLNHPHIVQIFDFGEAEGSYFLAMEFIDGPNLRRWERQAASKGVKLPPAICARVVAAAAEGLAFAHDFRDPATGEPLGLIHRDVSPDNILVSRQGAVKVVDFGIAKVAGQKHRTQTGIVKGKVAYMPPEQVTAAPLDRRVDVYALGVVLYELLTGRLPFESASELGMMKAIVSDAPVPATRYRPDLPRVLQSILTTALAKDREGRYPDCRALQADLDRFVMSTGVPVGAYQIAQLVEQVVDGHAAPTAPTPATSPRRPEVEDGTEPTRAMGRGARRQGDGEEPPSSVSSVSTVKRPRSAKGFRKFVPAAVAGGVLLVAGGGYLLLGTSPGADLPRPLPATASETREAPGADSPTSPAVNGQGLSAAVGLAPAGGAAASADGAPRVGAAVATGAGTQPSGTVGGAAVATGAGTQLAGTAKTLADGEEMAPEGGLPTEGTAPASTAKAEGGSTTERKVVARREVKGDLGTLEFRIRPYAIVYLDGKKVGETPFAPIDVPEGIYAVTAVNPKLGKKVTRSIEVKAGEANVFKLNLLEE from the coding sequence ATGCGAGTCGGCAAATATCAGCTCATCCGCAAGCTGGCGACGGGGGGCATGGCGGAGGTCTTCCTCGCGAAGGCCGAGGGGCCCGGGGGCTTCGAGAAGACGCTCGTGCTCAAGCGCATCCTCCCGCATCTGGTGGAGGACCCGTCCTTCGTGGAGATGTTCCTCGGCGAGGCGCGGCTGGTCGCCGGGCTCAACCATCCCCACATCGTGCAGATCTTCGACTTCGGCGAGGCGGAGGGCAGCTACTTCCTCGCCATGGAGTTCATCGACGGCCCGAACCTGCGCCGGTGGGAGCGACAGGCCGCGTCGAAGGGGGTGAAGCTGCCTCCCGCCATCTGCGCCCGGGTGGTCGCCGCCGCCGCCGAGGGCCTGGCCTTCGCGCATGACTTCCGAGACCCGGCCACGGGCGAGCCGCTGGGGTTGATTCACCGCGACGTGAGCCCGGACAACATCCTGGTGTCGCGGCAGGGCGCGGTGAAGGTGGTGGACTTCGGCATCGCCAAGGTGGCGGGGCAGAAGCACCGGACGCAGACGGGCATCGTGAAGGGGAAGGTCGCGTACATGCCGCCGGAGCAGGTGACGGCGGCTCCGCTGGACCGGCGGGTGGACGTGTACGCGCTGGGCGTCGTGCTGTACGAGCTGCTCACCGGGCGCCTCCCGTTCGAGTCCGCCTCGGAGCTGGGCATGATGAAGGCCATTGTCTCGGACGCGCCCGTGCCCGCGACGCGCTACCGGCCGGACCTGCCCCGCGTCCTGCAGTCCATCCTCACCACCGCGCTGGCGAAGGACCGCGAGGGCCGCTACCCGGACTGCCGTGCGCTCCAGGCGGACCTGGACCGCTTCGTGATGTCCACGGGCGTGCCGGTGGGGGCGTACCAGATTGCCCAGCTCGTCGAGCAGGTGGTGGACGGGCACGCCGCGCCGACGGCGCCCACGCCGGCGACCTCGCCGCGCCGTCCGGAGGTCGAGGACGGCACGGAGCCCACGCGGGCCATGGGGCGCGGCGCGCGGCGACAAGGAGACGGCGAGGAGCCGCCCTCCTCTGTTTCGTCCGTCTCGACGGTGAAGCGCCCACGGTCCGCGAAGGGCTTCCGGAAGTTCGTTCCGGCGGCGGTGGCGGGCGGGGTGCTGCTCGTCGCGGGAGGCGGCTATCTGCTGCTCGGGACGTCGCCAGGGGCGGACCTGCCACGGCCCCTGCCAGCCACGGCCTCCGAGACTCGCGAAGCGCCTGGGGCGGACTCGCCCACGTCGCCCGCCGTCAATGGACAGGGGCTGAGCGCCGCCGTCGGTCTGGCTCCGGCGGGCGGTGCGGCGGCTTCAGCGGACGGGGCTCCACGTGTCGGTGCGGCGGTGGCGACAGGAGCCGGGACGCAACCCTCAGGCACGGTGGGCGGTGCGGCGGTGGCGACAGGAGCCGGGACTCAACTCGCCGGCACCGCGAAGACTCTGGCGGACGGCGAGGAGATGGCACCGGAAGGTGGCCTTCCGACCGAGGGCACGGCGCCCGCGAGTACCGCGAAGGCCGAAGGAGGCTCCACGACGGAGCGGAAGGTCGTCGCGCGGCGGGAGGTGAAGGGAGACCTCGGCACGCTGGAGTTCCGCATCCGGCCGTACGCCATCGTGTACCTGGACGGGAAGAAGGTCGGCGAGACGCCGTTCGCTCCCATCGACGTGCCCGAGGGCATCTACGCGGTGACGGCCGTCAACCCGAAGCTCGGCAAGAAGGTGACTCGGAGCATCGAGGTGAAGGCCGGCGAGGCCAACGTCTTCAAGCTCAACCTGCTGGAGGAGTGA
- a CDS encoding tetratricopeptide repeat protein, with amino-acid sequence MESHLPLRVSVPLLALLCLCTLPRVALGSDTGASGSEEALSSFQRRIERAEHLYESLEYEKALNWLSQAKQVASTIEEQAKVALYRGIVLADLGRRKQALEEFRAGLSLQPESALPLQVAPKVRRDFESVRKQVLRKLGTTASNSKRTGDADAEKPVEEPAAAPPQAEASVAEKPAAATTPAATPAPTRASTDLRSRLGAAGSEVGQRFGSALGSALDTVVGQPRKPAQTAQPEAPTAPAAPAQESTAKDEP; translated from the coding sequence ATGGAATCCCACCTTCCCCTGAGAGTCTCGGTACCCCTGCTGGCACTGCTGTGCCTGTGCACCCTGCCCCGCGTGGCGCTGGGAAGCGACACGGGCGCCTCCGGGTCCGAGGAAGCCCTGAGCTCCTTCCAGCGCCGCATCGAGCGCGCCGAGCACCTGTACGAGTCGCTCGAGTACGAGAAGGCGCTCAACTGGCTGTCCCAGGCGAAGCAGGTGGCGTCCACCATTGAAGAGCAGGCGAAGGTGGCGCTGTACCGAGGCATCGTCCTGGCCGACCTAGGCCGGCGGAAGCAGGCGCTGGAGGAGTTCCGCGCCGGGCTGTCGCTCCAGCCGGAGTCCGCGCTGCCCTTGCAGGTCGCGCCCAAGGTCCGGCGGGACTTCGAGTCGGTGCGCAAGCAGGTGCTGCGCAAGCTGGGGACCACCGCCTCCAACTCCAAGCGCACGGGCGACGCCGACGCGGAGAAGCCAGTGGAGGAGCCGGCGGCAGCGCCTCCCCAGGCCGAGGCGTCCGTCGCCGAGAAGCCCGCCGCCGCCACGACGCCGGCTGCCACGCCAGCTCCCACGCGCGCGTCCACGGACCTGCGCTCCCGGCTGGGCGCCGCAGGCTCGGAGGTAGGCCAGCGCTTCGGGTCGGCCCTGGGCTCGGCGCTGGACACGGTGGTGGGCCAGCCCCGCAAGCCGGCGCAGACCGCGCAGCCAGAGGCTCCGACGGCTCCGGCGGCTCCGGCGCAGGAGAGCACCGCGAAGGACGAGCCGTAG
- a CDS encoding S1 family peptidase: MTRTFHWLSTVTAMFAGMATLTGLPTSAEAAASQEAPAARDVSPEIVSAMRRDLGLTEEQVHRRLAFEAKAPGLEKALRQQLGAKFGGAWLDAAGGQLVVGVTDEASAARVRLAGALPQRVTRSLAQLERVKAELDGNVQELSPAIHSWYVDLPTNTVVVYADAASQSQLRADAFVARSSGAKDGSIRVVPSTHAPQLAYDVRGGDPYYFSNYRCSVGFSVNGGFVTAGHCGGAGTATTGHNGVAMGTIRASVFPGNDFGWVATNGSWTPQPWVYNYAGANVTVAGSQEAPLNASICRSGYTTGWRCGVLQAKNVTVNYSNGPVYGLSRTNACADGGDSGGSVISGNQAQGVTSGVAGTCANGNPPQTFYQPINPILSTYGLTLRTTGGGGGGASFISRWNGKCIDVPNSNFSDGVQLQMWDCNNSGAQKWTFINGTLQAGGKCMDVAWASTANGAAIQLANCNGNPAQQFVLSGAGDLVSVLANKCVDIAAWNGNSGAKLHIWECTGAANQKWDYR, from the coding sequence ATGACCCGAACCTTCCATTGGCTCTCCACCGTGACGGCGATGTTCGCCGGCATGGCCACCCTGACCGGCCTCCCGACGTCCGCCGAGGCCGCCGCCTCTCAGGAGGCCCCTGCCGCGCGGGACGTGTCTCCGGAGATCGTCTCCGCGATGCGGCGTGACCTGGGTCTCACCGAGGAGCAGGTCCACCGCCGGCTCGCCTTCGAGGCGAAAGCTCCGGGGCTCGAGAAGGCGCTGCGCCAACAACTGGGTGCGAAGTTCGGTGGCGCCTGGCTCGACGCCGCGGGTGGCCAGCTCGTCGTCGGTGTCACGGATGAGGCCAGCGCCGCCCGGGTCCGGCTCGCGGGCGCGCTGCCCCAGCGCGTGACGCGGAGCCTGGCGCAGCTGGAGCGCGTGAAGGCGGAGCTGGACGGCAACGTCCAGGAGCTCTCGCCCGCCATCCACTCTTGGTACGTCGACCTGCCCACCAACACCGTCGTCGTCTACGCGGATGCCGCCAGCCAGTCGCAGCTCCGCGCCGACGCCTTCGTGGCGCGCAGCAGCGGCGCGAAGGACGGCTCCATCCGCGTCGTCCCGTCCACCCATGCGCCGCAGCTGGCGTACGACGTGCGCGGCGGTGACCCGTACTACTTCAGCAACTACCGCTGCTCGGTGGGCTTCTCCGTCAACGGCGGCTTCGTCACCGCGGGCCACTGTGGCGGGGCGGGCACCGCGACCACCGGCCACAACGGCGTGGCGATGGGCACCATCCGCGCGTCCGTCTTCCCCGGCAACGACTTCGGCTGGGTGGCGACCAACGGCTCGTGGACTCCGCAGCCCTGGGTCTACAACTACGCTGGCGCCAACGTGACGGTCGCCGGCTCGCAGGAGGCTCCGCTCAACGCGTCCATCTGTCGGTCCGGCTACACCACCGGCTGGCGCTGCGGGGTGCTCCAGGCGAAGAACGTGACGGTCAACTACTCCAACGGCCCCGTCTATGGCCTCAGCAGGACCAACGCTTGCGCGGATGGCGGTGACTCGGGTGGCTCGGTCATCTCCGGCAACCAGGCGCAGGGTGTGACGTCCGGCGTGGCGGGGACGTGCGCCAATGGCAACCCTCCGCAGACGTTCTACCAGCCCATCAACCCCATCCTGAGCACCTACGGCCTGACGCTCCGGACCACGGGCGGTGGTGGCGGTGGCGCGTCGTTCATCTCGCGCTGGAATGGCAAGTGCATCGACGTGCCCAACTCCAACTTCTCCGACGGCGTGCAGCTCCAGATGTGGGACTGCAACAACAGCGGCGCGCAGAAGTGGACCTTCATCAACGGCACGCTCCAGGCAGGCGGCAAGTGCATGGACGTGGCCTGGGCGTCGACGGCCAACGGCGCGGCCATCCAGCTCGCCAACTGCAACGGCAACCCGGCTCAGCAGTTCGTGCTGAGCGGCGCCGGGGACCTGGTCAGCGTGCTCGCCAACAAGTGCGTGGACATCGCGGCGTGGAATGGGAACAGCGGCGCCAAGCTGCACATCTGGGAGTGCACCGGCGCTGCGAACCAGAAGTGGGACTACCGCTGA
- a CDS encoding YeiH family protein, whose protein sequence is MSAGHLLVPLCAVVSLLPFVSTGVALVAGVGVALTVGNPYVDFTRRATHALLSLAVVGLGAGMDLRVVAAVGAGGVLYTVVGIGTCLLLGILLARVLGVSREAGLLISIGTAICGGSAIAAVVPVLRPKEQEVSVALGTVFLLNAVALFAFPAVGHVLQLDANQFGLWSALAIHDTSSVVGAALRYSPESLAVATTVKLARALWIVPLTLGVGAWQRRKGGVALQGRTRWPWFILGFLAAAALVAWVPGLQPAGHVVAGVSRQVLVLTLFLIGANLTRSAVRAVGMRPLLQGLLLWVVMASLSLGAILFHLVA, encoded by the coding sequence TTGAGCGCAGGGCACCTGCTGGTGCCGCTGTGCGCGGTGGTCAGTCTCCTGCCCTTCGTGTCCACGGGAGTCGCACTGGTGGCGGGAGTCGGCGTGGCACTGACGGTGGGCAACCCCTACGTGGACTTCACCCGCCGGGCCACCCACGCGCTGCTGTCGCTCGCGGTGGTGGGGCTGGGCGCGGGCATGGACCTGCGCGTGGTCGCCGCCGTGGGGGCAGGGGGCGTGCTCTACACGGTGGTGGGCATCGGCACCTGCCTGCTGCTGGGAATCCTGCTGGCCCGGGTGCTCGGGGTGTCACGGGAGGCGGGCCTGCTCATCAGCATCGGCACGGCCATCTGCGGAGGAAGTGCCATCGCGGCGGTGGTGCCGGTGTTGCGCCCGAAGGAGCAGGAGGTGTCCGTGGCGCTGGGCACGGTGTTCCTGCTCAACGCGGTGGCCCTCTTCGCCTTTCCGGCCGTGGGGCACGTGCTTCAGTTGGACGCGAACCAGTTCGGGCTGTGGAGCGCCCTGGCCATCCACGACACCAGCTCCGTGGTGGGCGCGGCCTTGCGGTACAGCCCGGAGTCGCTGGCGGTGGCCACCACCGTCAAGCTGGCCCGTGCGCTGTGGATTGTCCCGCTGACGCTGGGGGTGGGGGCGTGGCAACGCCGGAAGGGCGGGGTGGCGCTTCAGGGGCGGACGCGCTGGCCTTGGTTCATCCTCGGGTTCCTCGCGGCGGCGGCGCTCGTCGCCTGGGTGCCCGGGCTCCAGCCCGCGGGACATGTGGTGGCGGGCGTCTCCCGGCAGGTGCTGGTGTTGACCCTGTTCCTCATCGGGGCCAACCTCACCCGGAGCGCCGTCCGCGCCGTGGGCATGCGGCCCCTGCTCCAGGGGCTGCTGCTATGGGTGGTCATGGCCAGCCTGAGCCTGGGCGCCATCCTGTTCCACCTCGTCGCATGA